The Pseudoalteromonas rubra region GTTAAACAGCCAGCAGTTTTTGCATTACTTTAGACTGCGGGGCACGAAAAATCGCTTCGCTTTGCCCGTATTCCACGCTTTTTCCCCGGCTTAACACCAGCAATTTATCACTCATGTGGCGCACCAGACTGAGATGATGGGTGATCAGAATATAACTCAACCCGGAATCGCGTTGCAGTGCCAGAAGCAAGTTTACGGTTTGTGCCCGAACCGATGGATCGAGGGAGGACAGCGCTTCGTCCAGTACCACAACTTTGGGATCGAGGATCAGCGCACGTGCCAGCGCAACCCGTTGTAACTGACCACCACTGAACATATGGGGGTAATAGTCATAATGTTCAGACAGCAAACCCACGCGAGATAAAGTCGCATTGATTTTCTTGTCGCGCTGACGCTGGGTAAGCTGGGTATTTAAGCGCAGACAATCATCCAGCATATCACCTATGGTCAGGCCTGGATTGAGCGAGCGAGTGGGGTCCTGAAAGATAAGTCGGATATGACGACAGTCATGGTTTTGGTGGCCATTGTCTTCAATCATTTCACCATTAAGCAATATCTGTCCCGAATCAGCGTGCTCAGCCCCCGCCAGTACGCGGGCTAAGGTACTTTTCCCTGAGCCGGTTTCGCCAATCACAGCCAGCGTTTCGCCCGGTGCAACGGCAAAAGATACATCCTTCAGCACTTTAACACGCTTGCGTTTGAACAGGCCTGCCCGGGTATTAAAGGTTTTATTCAGTGATTGTACCTTCAGCACGGGTTGCATTTTTTCTTCTCCTGCAGCAAGGGAAAGTGGCAGGCATAGGCATGCCCGTGCGATTTCACCTGAGCCGGTGTAACAACACACTCACGCTGTGCCTGTGGGCACCTTGGGCCCAGTCGGCACCCAATAGGTAAGTGTTGTAAGGGAGGGATGGTGCCTTTGAGCGCAAAGAAAGACGCCTTGTGACCGATCCCATGCGCGTAATCTGGCAGAGATTTTACCAGCGCCTGTGTGTAAGGGTGGTAGGGGTGGCAAAATACTTTCGTCGTGGGTCCCGCTTCGACCATCTGGCCACAATAGAGTACATGCATGGCATGGGACCAGTCGGCGATTTCTTCCAGCTCGTGGGTGATCATCAAGATTGACATGTTTTTAAGCTGGTTGAGGCTTTTCAATAAGCGGAAAACCTGTGCCCGGGTGGTGGTTTCGAGTGCGGTGGTTGGCTCATCTGCAATCAGTAGTTTAGGGCTTCTGGCAATGGCCATCGCTATCATTACTTTCTGGCAGACGCCTTCCGACAGCTCATGAGGGTAGCTGCTCGACACCCGGCGGTGATCCCGGATCCCTACTTTGTGCAGCAGCGCCTTCACCTTTTCTTTGCGCTCATTACGGCGACTAAAAAATCCGCCTTTAAAACAATTATCAGGCAGCGATTCAGCAACCTGATCAAATATTTTGGCGGTGGGATCCAAGCTTCGACTTGGCTCTTGGTAGATCATCGCAATATCCCGGCTCACCAGTTTACGGCGCTTTTCCGGGCTCAGGCGCATTAGGTCCACACCCTGCCAGTGCATCCGGTCGGCAGTGACGCGCCAGCGGTGGTTTAATACGCCAACAATGGCTTTGGCTATTAGGCTTTTACCTGAACCGGATTCACCAACCAGGGCGTGTACTTCACCTTCTTTGAGACTTAAACTGACCCTATCAACAGCGCGGATCACGCCATTGTCTGTGGGTAGTTCGATGGTGAGGTTTTTGATATCAAGTAATTGCATTAATCCGCCTTTCTTGCCTGCAAAGCGTCACGTAACCCATCACCGACAAGGTTAGTCGCAAGCACCGATAAAAACAACAGTGCTCCGGGTAAGCCGACGGTCCAGGGGGCAAGGTAAATTAGTCCCAGGTTTTCTGCCAGCATAGCGCCCCATTCAGTCGTGGGAGGCTGCGCCCCGAGTTTCAAAAAGCCCAGTGCCGCAATGTCCAGAATTGCGGTGGACAAGGCCAGCGTGAATATCACCACAATGTGCTCATAAATATTAGGCAGTACGCCTCGTATGATCAGTTGCCAGCGAGTGGCTCCATCCAGTCGGAATGCACTGATATAGTCTTTGTTCAGTTCTTCAACCACCAGGTTGCGGATTGAGTGAATATATTGCGGAAGCAGCGCGAAAATAATCGCCCACACAGTATTGAATAAGCCAGGGCCCAGAATCGCAATAATGATGATGGCCAGTAACAATGACGGGATCGCCAAGGTGATATCCAGCAGGTGATTGAGCAAACTGGATTTAAAGCCCTGGCTACATCCGGCCAGGGTGCCCAGTACCACACCCATCAGGGTGGTTAACAATGCTGCGACAATCGATAAGCCAAAGGTGTAGGTGGCTCCGCGCATCAGGCGGGATAACACGTCACGACCTAAATCATCGGTGCCCAGAATGAAATTCACATTGCCCTCATCGTGCCAGGAAGGAGGCAGTAACAAGGCATCGGCATGTTGCTGGTCAATGCCATAGGGGGCCAGCAAGGGGGCCAGCAACGCGAGCAAGGTGAGCGCAATAAACAACCACAAACCGACCAGAGCCGGGTGATTGGCTTTAAATTTCCGCCACAGCCGCGATAACGGAGAGCGGTTTGACTCTTCTGTAAAGAGGTTAAACTTTGCCATGGGCCTGGTTCCTGGCTAGCGGGTCAAGGAGCGTGTGGATCACATCAGCCAGCATGTTGGCGAAAATGACAAAAAAGGAGACCGCAAGCAGGCCGCCCTGAATGGCCGGATAATCACGCTGATAGATACTTTCGATCATCCAGCGGCCAATCCCCGGCCAGGAAAAGATCACTTCCGTCACCATCGCGAGCGTGATGAGCGTACTAAATTGCAGACCTATTTGTTTAATCACCGGCAACAGCGCATTGCGCAGTGCGTGGTCGAGGATTAACTGGCGACGGTTGAGACCCTTAGCGCGTGCTGTTTTGATGTAGTTTTGTTCCAGCACAGTTAACATTGAATCGCGGGTAAAGCGCACTAACACTGTGGTGGGATACATGGCCAGCACTACGGTGGGCAGCGTCAGATGGTGCAGAGCATCAGCAAACGCCTGGCCGCCATACGGGAAGTCATGTAGCCAGATATCCAGCAGGATAAAGTTGGTGACGGGTGGGATCTCATATAGCAGGCCAATGCGGCCAGACATGGGAAACCAGCCAAAGCTGAGGCAAAAAATCATGATCAATAACAGCGCCAGCCAGAATACCGGAATAGAAAAGCCCAATAAGGTCAGCGAGCTGATCACTTTGTCTGGCCACTTATTATGATAGGCACTGCAAATCACACCGGCTGGGATACCCAGGCACAGCGCCACGATGAGCGCATAAACACATAGCTCAATGGTGGCGGGGAACAGCTGCTTTACGTGGCCGAATACGGCCTGACCGGAAGACAGTGACAGTCCCCAGTCGCCCTGAAATAGGCGCACCAGGAAGGCCTGATACTGGATCAACAGGTTGTCATCGATATGGTACTTTTGTTCCAGAATTTGTGTCTGGCTGTAATTGGCGTTCAGTTCACCACTGAAGTTGGTAAGCAGATCTCCGGGAAACAAATAATTCAGTGCAAAGGTAAATGCTGTGAGCGCAAACAACATAAACAACAGCAGGCTGAGGCGGCGAAACAGAAAGTCAGCAAACATAGTTAGTTTTTCCTCGCGTTCGCCAAAGAGATCCCGCCAAAGGGACGTAATTCTATGCCCATGACGCTGGTATTACTGGCCTGAAAGCGCATGCCATGGGCGATTGGCACCACTGGTAGTTCAGCAATCAGCATTTGCTGGGCCTGCTGATAAAACTGTTTACGCTGTTGCAGATCTGTGGTGTCGAGTGCCTGAGTCAGTAATAAGTCAAACTCAGGATGACACCAGTTCGCAGGGTTTTTACCGCTAAATGTGGCTGTGCAGCTCAACAAAGGGCTGAAAAAATTGTCCGGGTCGGGTGTATCCGCAGCCCAGCCAAGCAGTACGCTGTCATGTTCATGTTTGCCCACTCGCTCCAGGAAGGTATTCCATTCGTACTCAACGATGGTGGCCCGGATGCCGATTTCGCGCAGATCGCTTTGGATCAACTCGGCCATTTTACGCGCGTTGGGATTATAAATACGTGACACCGGCATGGCCCATAAGTCCATTTCAAAGCCGTCAGGGTAACCTGCTTGTATCAAAAATTCCCGAGCCCGCTCGGGGTCATAGCTGGGCATTGCCTGAGTCTGAAATGCCCAGGAAGAAGGTGGCAATATGGAACGGGCCTGGATCCCGTTCCCGTAAAACACCGCTTTCATGATTTTTTGAAAGTCGATACTGTGTGCCAGTGCTTTACGCACCAGGACATTATCAAAGGGCGGCTTTTCAGTGTTAAACGCCCAGTAGCCGACATTCAGGTTGACGGCCTTATCGACCCGAATATCGCTGCGCGCCGCCAGGGTTTCCAGCTGCGTGGCGCTCGGGTGAGCGGTTATGTCGCATTCTTTGGTCAGCATTTTGGCAATACGGCTGGTATTATTGGTGGTGATGTCATACACCAGCTGGTCCATGGCCAGGTCATGTTTCCAGTAACCTGGGTGCTTGTGATATCGGATCAGGTTATCACGCAGGAAGCCTTTGTATTTATAAGGGCCTGTACCTACCGGCAGCATATCGAAATCCTGTTTGTTTTCCTGCTCTACCAGTTGCATGGCGTATTCCTGTGACAAGATCACAGCAAAGTCAGTGGCGATATTAGATAAAAAACTACTTTCACTACTGAATAGCTCAAACCGTACCGTGTAATCGTCTACTTTGACTATCCGGCGGATCAACTGGTCCATGCCGACACTCTGAAAATAGGGATAATTGGCATCACCGACAAAGTGAAAAGGATTGTAGACGTCGAACAGGCGATTGAACGAAAACACCACATCATCCGCGTTCATCGTGCGCGTTGGCGTAAAATAGTCTGTGCTATGAAAGGTAACGTCTTTGCGTAGTGTAAAGGTGATTTGTTTACCATCTTCACTGATCTCCCACGCTGTTGCCAGTTCCGGACGAAATTCAGCGGTGAGGGGATCTATACTGATCAAGGTGTTGTAGAGCTGGTTGGCTATGATATCTATGGTTGAGCCTGTGGTCGTTACCTGTGGATTAAACGAGATCGGGTTGGCCTCGGCGCAATAGACGATGCCCTGGATTTTACGCTGGGCTTGTGCGGTTCTGTCACCACAGCCACTTAGCAGGGTACAGAGTAAAGCGGTAATGGGCAGCAGCCAGCGTATGCCCAGGTGCGCTGGGAGGGGCATCTGGGTTGATGTTTTATCAGTTGCTCTGTTAGCCACGGCTAAGCCTCTTGTTGCGAGTCCAGTAGGTTGTACTTTTTCAGGTAGCCTCGTAACTGGTGATAGGTTAGCCCGAGGTTCTGAGCGGTTTTTTTCTGGTTAAACTGGCTGTGCTCTAAAGCAGTACGCAGCAGGTCGATTTCAAATTCATTAGACAGCGTTTTTAAATCGCAAGGAAACGCGGCCGGTGCGGGTTTGGTTTGCGTTGCTTCAGGCACGACGACAGGGGCAACCGCTGCCGGAGCTGGTGTATCTGTGGCCTTTTTAATTCTCTGTGTGGGTCGATAAGGACTGGCGAACGGGTCGAATACAATCTGGTGAACGGCCAGCTGTTCGCTGCCATGGCGATATAAACTTCGTTCTACTACATTCTTGAGTTCACGAATATTGCCCGGCCAGGGGTAATCGAGCAGCAACTCTGTAGCGCTGCGGG contains the following coding sequences:
- a CDS encoding oligopeptide/dipeptide ABC transporter ATP-binding protein — protein: MQLLDIKNLTIELPTDNGVIRAVDRVSLSLKEGEVHALVGESGSGKSLIAKAIVGVLNHRWRVTADRMHWQGVDLMRLSPEKRRKLVSRDIAMIYQEPSRSLDPTAKIFDQVAESLPDNCFKGGFFSRRNERKEKVKALLHKVGIRDHRRVSSSYPHELSEGVCQKVMIAMAIARSPKLLIADEPTTALETTTRAQVFRLLKSLNQLKNMSILMITHELEEIADWSHAMHVLYCGQMVEAGPTTKVFCHPYHPYTQALVKSLPDYAHGIGHKASFFALKGTIPPLQHLPIGCRLGPRCPQAQRECVVTPAQVKSHGHAYACHFPLLQEKKKCNPC
- a CDS encoding ABC transporter permease, with amino-acid sequence MFADFLFRRLSLLLFMLFALTAFTFALNYLFPGDLLTNFSGELNANYSQTQILEQKYHIDDNLLIQYQAFLVRLFQGDWGLSLSSGQAVFGHVKQLFPATIELCVYALIVALCLGIPAGVICSAYHNKWPDKVISSLTLLGFSIPVFWLALLLIMIFCLSFGWFPMSGRIGLLYEIPPVTNFILLDIWLHDFPYGGQAFADALHHLTLPTVVLAMYPTTVLVRFTRDSMLTVLEQNYIKTARAKGLNRRQLILDHALRNALLPVIKQIGLQFSTLITLAMVTEVIFSWPGIGRWMIESIYQRDYPAIQGGLLAVSFFVIFANMLADVIHTLLDPLARNQAHGKV
- a CDS encoding ABC transporter substrate-binding protein; this encodes MPLPAHLGIRWLLPITALLCTLLSGCGDRTAQAQRKIQGIVYCAEANPISFNPQVTTTGSTIDIIANQLYNTLISIDPLTAEFRPELATAWEISEDGKQITFTLRKDVTFHSTDYFTPTRTMNADDVVFSFNRLFDVYNPFHFVGDANYPYFQSVGMDQLIRRIVKVDDYTVRFELFSSESSFLSNIATDFAVILSQEYAMQLVEQENKQDFDMLPVGTGPYKYKGFLRDNLIRYHKHPGYWKHDLAMDQLVYDITTNNTSRIAKMLTKECDITAHPSATQLETLAARSDIRVDKAVNLNVGYWAFNTEKPPFDNVLVRKALAHSIDFQKIMKAVFYGNGIQARSILPPSSWAFQTQAMPSYDPERAREFLIQAGYPDGFEMDLWAMPVSRIYNPNARKMAELIQSDLREIGIRATIVEYEWNTFLERVGKHEHDSVLLGWAADTPDPDNFFSPLLSCTATFSGKNPANWCHPEFDLLLTQALDTTDLQQRKQFYQQAQQMLIAELPVVPIAHGMRFQASNTSVMGIELRPFGGISLANARKN
- a CDS encoding ABC transporter permease subunit — its product is MAKFNLFTEESNRSPLSRLWRKFKANHPALVGLWLFIALTLLALLAPLLAPYGIDQQHADALLLPPSWHDEGNVNFILGTDDLGRDVLSRLMRGATYTFGLSIVAALLTTLMGVVLGTLAGCSQGFKSSLLNHLLDITLAIPSLLLAIIIIAILGPGLFNTVWAIIFALLPQYIHSIRNLVVEELNKDYISAFRLDGATRWQLIIRGVLPNIYEHIVVIFTLALSTAILDIAALGFLKLGAQPPTTEWGAMLAENLGLIYLAPWTVGLPGALLFLSVLATNLVGDGLRDALQARKAD
- a CDS encoding ATP-binding cassette domain-containing protein, with protein sequence MQPVLKVQSLNKTFNTRAGLFKRKRVKVLKDVSFAVAPGETLAVIGETGSGKSTLARVLAGAEHADSGQILLNGEMIEDNGHQNHDCRHIRLIFQDPTRSLNPGLTIGDMLDDCLRLNTQLTQRQRDKKINATLSRVGLLSEHYDYYPHMFSGGQLQRVALARALILDPKVVVLDEALSSLDPSVRAQTVNLLLALQRDSGLSYILITHHLSLVRHMSDKLLVLSRGKSVEYGQSEAIFRAPQSKVMQKLLAV